DNA from Evansella sp. LMS18:
CTGTCGACAACTCCTTCATGCTCACCTATACTCCCGTTTACTCTTTCTCCCAACCTGGCACTTTGGTTCCAGGTACGCAGGTGCCAGGTTGATTTCAAGCCCGGTCCACTCCTCCTTCATGCTCACCTATACTCCCGAATACTCCTTCTGGCAACCTGGCACTTTGGTTCCAGGTACATCGGTGCCAGGTTGACTTTAAGCCCGGCCAACACCTCCTTCATGCTCACCTATACTCCCAAAAACTCCTCCTCCCAACCTGGCACCTCGGTTCCAGGTACGCCGGTGCCAGGTTGCCCCCCAATCCGCCCCCAATCACCCCGCTCCCAAAAAAGTTTTCTTACATATTTTCCACACGATAACAAAGGCTAATAGGCAGTATTGCAAAACTCAGGAAACAGGTGATACTTTATGGAAGCTGGATGGCTGTCTATACTGCCCTTTTTAGTTGTTATTCCAATTGCTATTTTTACGAAACAGGTACTGCCAGGGCTGATTGCCGGGCTTCTTGTTGGTGCATACATACGGACACCTGAGCTCATCGGTGGAGTTCAGACATTTCTTAATTATGTAGTTCAGGCACTTGTGGATGAAAATAATATTAAAATCATTGTTTTCCTATACGCCTTCTCAGGGCTTGTGGGGATGATTAAAGTAACCGGCGGGATTAAGGGATTTGTTGAAAAAGCAGCGGAGAAAATCACTACAAAAAAACAGGCACTTATTTTAACTTATGTTTCTACTATAGGTACTTTCAGCGCTCCGACTTTCCGGTTTGTCACAATTACACCAATTATGAAGGCGCTCCTCAAAAAAGTGGAGATGTCCACCAAGGAACTGGGGTTCGTTATTGAAACCACGGCCACTCCCGTCATCGTCCTTATTCCTGTGGCTACTGCGTTTGTCGGATACATGGTTTCCGTTATCCAGATTTCCCTGCAGAACGTTGGGGGAACTGTAGATCCATATTCCCTTTTTCTCCAGAGCATTCCGTTTAACTTTTTCGCTTTTACAATTATCGCAGTAGGCATTTACTTAAGCTTTTTTCATCATTCAAAATCCAATGCATCGACAGATATGGAACAAGGGCAGGACGAGGAAGACTGGCATGAATGTCACCCGGTTGTTTCAAGGGAGCTTCCTGATAAACCACTCAACCTCCTCGTCCCTATTTTCCTTGTCATCAGCCTCACATTATTTTTAACGTGGTGGGACGG
Protein-coding regions in this window:
- a CDS encoding Na+/H+ antiporter NhaC family protein, whose product is MEAGWLSILPFLVVIPIAIFTKQVLPGLIAGLLVGAYIRTPELIGGVQTFLNYVVQALVDENNIKIIVFLYAFSGLVGMIKVTGGIKGFVEKAAEKITTKKQALILTYVSTIGTFSAPTFRFVTITPIMKALLKKVEMSTKELGFVIETTATPVIVLIPVATAFVGYMVSVIQISLQNVGGTVDPYSLFLQSIPFNFFAFTIIAVGIYLSFFHHSKSNASTDMEQGQDEEDWHECHPVVSRELPDKPLNLLVPIFLVISLTLFLTWWDGNEQADNFFEAFIQADVLQAMVIALIVTVFLSLVFFLFQKGFTLSGMIESFIIGGNELMSVIVLLSVVWGLSSVTDDLGFSAFVTAHTDWIPAPFITPLLFVFGAAISYFIGSAWGTWGILMPLGISLSAVTDVSLPVIIGAVFASGSFGAFASPLSDDTNTIAKILGIPVMDYVRFKLKPALIAAIITTAAYTGVSFLF